A stretch of DNA from Chloroflexota bacterium:
GCCCCCTGGATTCCCGCGGTGCTCTGCGGCCTTCATCCTGTGCCCGCGCCTGCGGCGCGGAGCGGGGCGAAGCCCCGCTGCACAGGACATCGCGCAGAGCGTTAACCGCCCGCTGGCCCGAAGCCAGCGGGAAACGCGCGGGAGTGACGTCTTGTTCTGCCACGGACACCTATTTGCCCCCAATTTGAAATGCGCTCCTATGCCGTAGTGCATACCCGAAAGGTTTAGCGCACCTCCGATAGCGGACAACCCACGAGAAACTCTTCGGGTCGCAACGCGCCGCGCTCCCATTCGTCGTGCCGGACAACCCTGTGCGCCGATATCCGCGCAATTCCAGCAGATTCATTTCCTCTAGTATAATGACCGACGTACCAATTTTGGAGGTCTCTGTGGGCAACTCGCAGAAAGTGCTCGTCATCGGACTCGATGGCGTGCCGCTTGAACTGATCAAACCGTGGGCCGATGCAGGCCACCTGCCGACCCTCAAGCAATTCATCGCTGACGGCGCGTCCGGGCACCTGGCGAGCACCATGCCGCCGACGTCCGGCCCGTCGTGGTCCACCTTCGCGACCGGCAAGAACCCCGGCAAGCACGGCATCTATGACTTCCTGTTCCGTCATCCGAAGGCGTACGTCTTCCCGCCGGTCAACACGACCCGCCGCGACGGCAAGGCGCTCTGGAAGATCATCGCCGATGCCGGCAAGGTCGCCGGCTCGCTCAACGTGCCGATCGCGTACCCGGTCGACAAGTTGAACGGCGGCATGATCTCCGGCTGGATGACGCCGTACAACGCCAAGGACTTCGCGTACCCGCCCGAGCTGCTCGGCGAGATCGAGAAGCGCATCGGCGGGCACTATCACATCTACCCGACCGAGACGTTCGCCGAGGGGCGCGGCGAGGAGGCGTTCATGCGCGCCTCCGACGACCTGCTGGATGGGCTGACGAAGACGACGCTGGCGATGCTGGACAAGTACGCGCCGGACTTCTTCATCACCGTGAACTTCGACACCGACCGCATCCTGCACCAGATGTGGCACTACCTCGACCCGACGCACCCGTGGCGGAACGACAGCGCAGACCGTTCGGGTCCCGTCCTGCGCTACTTCCAGAAGGTGGACCAGAGCATCGCGCAGATGCTGACGCGCGCCGACGAGAACACGCTGGTCGTCATCCTGTCCGATCATGGCATGGGCGCGGCGCACAACTTCGTGGTGCTGAACAACTGGCTGCTGCAGACCGGCCTGCTGCAACTGAAGCGCGACATCCCGACGCGTCTGAAGCGACTGCTGTTCGACCTCGGCTTCACGCTGCGCAATGTGCACCGCATCGCGAACCGGCTGGGGCTGGCCAAGCACGCCGAGTACAAGATGGGCTACTTCACCGACGCGCTCATCAAATACTTCTTCCTGTCGTTCCGCAACGTGGACTGGGCGCGCAGCAGGGCGTACTCGTTCGGGCGGCACGTCGGCTCGATCTATATCAACGTCAAAGGCCGCGAGCCGCAGGGCAGCGTCGAGCGCGGCGCGGAATACGAGCGCGTGCGCGACGAGATCATCGCGCTGGCGAAGGATTTCCGCGACCCGCACGACGGCCGGGCGATCATCGCGCAGGTGCTCAAGCGCGAAGATGTCTGGACGGGCAAGCATCTCGACGAAGCGCCCGACCTGGTCATGCTGCCGAAGGAGCCGACCGATATCTTTTTCGGGCTGGCCGACTTCGGCTCCAACCAGTTGATGGACCGCGTGTACCGCTATTCCGGCATGCACCGCAACGACGGCCTGCTGTTCATGCGCGGCCCGATGATCAAGAAAGGCCACGTCATCACGGGCGCGCAGATCCAGGACATGGCGCCGACGATCCTGTGGGCGATGGGCCTGCCGGTCGCGCGCGACATGGACGGCAAGCCGCTGACCGATGTGTTCGAGTACGCGTTCACCGCCGAGCACCCGGTCACCTACGACGACGGCAGCAGCGCGGAGCAGAAGCCCGACGTGGCGGACTACAGCGACGAAGAGGCCAGGCAGGTCGAAGAGCGCCTGCGCGAGCTCGGCTACCTCGGCTGAGCCGGAGCGCATCCCGCGCGGCAGACGGGACGCGCGATCGACCTCCATGGCTACGCGGACGCGCCTCGCGATTCTCGCCATACTGCTGGCGGCGTTCGCCCTGCGCGCGGGCAACCTCGACACGCAGAGCATCTGGGGCGACGAGGCGTTTTCGATCTTTACGGCGAAACAGGATATTGCATTTGTGACCGGCGGCGGGGCGGACACGCACCCGCCGCTTTATCATTTCCTCCTGCACACCTGGATGCTGACGGCGGGCCGCACGCCGTTCGCCATCCGCTGGCTGTCGGTCATGGCGTCCATGCTGGCGGTGGCGGCCGCCTATGTGCTGGCCCGACAGGTGTCCGGGCGGAACGCGGGAGCCGGAGCGCCGCTGCTGGCCGCCTTGCTGGTCGCCGCTGCGCCGTTCCAGGTCTTCTATGCGCAGGAAGCACGCATGTACGCGCAGACCGCCGCGCTGTGCGCGCTCTCGCTGGCCGGATTCATTGGCTGGCACGCGCGCGGCACGCGCCGTGCGCTGCTCGGCTGGATCGTGGCGACGCTGCCCGCGCTCTACTCTCACTATTTCGCATTCTTCGTGCTGGGCGCGCAGGACCTGTTCCTGCTCGGCTCGTTGTGGCGCGACCGCCGCACCGCGCCAGGGCGTTTGCGGGCGGCGGTAGTTGCGCACCTCGCGCTGGCGCTCGCCTATCTGCCA
This window harbors:
- a CDS encoding alkaline phosphatase family protein; this translates as MGNSQKVLVIGLDGVPLELIKPWADAGHLPTLKQFIADGASGHLASTMPPTSGPSWSTFATGKNPGKHGIYDFLFRHPKAYVFPPVNTTRRDGKALWKIIADAGKVAGSLNVPIAYPVDKLNGGMISGWMTPYNAKDFAYPPELLGEIEKRIGGHYHIYPTETFAEGRGEEAFMRASDDLLDGLTKTTLAMLDKYAPDFFITVNFDTDRILHQMWHYLDPTHPWRNDSADRSGPVLRYFQKVDQSIAQMLTRADENTLVVILSDHGMGAAHNFVVLNNWLLQTGLLQLKRDIPTRLKRLLFDLGFTLRNVHRIANRLGLAKHAEYKMGYFTDALIKYFFLSFRNVDWARSRAYSFGRHVGSIYINVKGREPQGSVERGAEYERVRDEIIALAKDFRDPHDGRAIIAQVLKREDVWTGKHLDEAPDLVMLPKEPTDIFFGLADFGSNQLMDRVYRYSGMHRNDGLLFMRGPMIKKGHVITGAQIQDMAPTILWAMGLPVARDMDGKPLTDVFEYAFTAEHPVTYDDGSSAEQKPDVADYSDEEARQVEERLRELGYLG